The following are encoded together in the Apodemus sylvaticus chromosome 11, mApoSyl1.1, whole genome shotgun sequence genome:
- the C11H4orf48 gene encoding neuropeptide-like protein C4orf48 homolog isoform X1, with protein MRARAGRGPSSRVARAACSRFREPRAARAPSAMAPAPRSLLSPLTLLLLLLLSLALLGARAEPATGSAVPAQSRPCVDCHAFEFMQRALQDLRKTAYSLDARTETLLLQAERRALCACWPAGR; from the exons atgcgcgcgcgtgcgGGTCGCGGTCCGTCTTCCCGAGTCGCCCGCGCTGCTTGTTCGCGGTTCCGTGAACCGCG GGCGGCCCGGGCTCCCTCTGCCATGGCCCCCGCGCCCAGGTCCTTGCTGTCGCCACTGACTTTGCTGCTGCTTCTACTACTGAGCCTGGCGCTGCTGGGCGCCCGCGCCGAGCCCGCCACCGGGAGCGCTGTCCCCGCGCAGA GCCGCCCGTGCGTGGATTGCCACGCATTTGAATTCATGCAGCGCGCCCTTCAGGACCTACGGAAAACCGCCTACAGCCTGGACGCGCGG ACGGAGACCCTCCTGCTGCAGGCTGAGCGCCGGGCTCTGTGTGCCTGCTGGCCAGCTGGACGCTGA
- the C11H4orf48 gene encoding neuropeptide-like protein C4orf48 homolog isoform X2: MAPAPRSLLSPLTLLLLLLLSLALLGARAEPATGSAVPAQSRPCVDCHAFEFMQRALQDLRKTAYSLDARTETLLLQAERRALCACWPAGR, translated from the exons ATGGCCCCCGCGCCCAGGTCCTTGCTGTCGCCACTGACTTTGCTGCTGCTTCTACTACTGAGCCTGGCGCTGCTGGGCGCCCGCGCCGAGCCCGCCACCGGGAGCGCTGTCCCCGCGCAGA GCCGCCCGTGCGTGGATTGCCACGCATTTGAATTCATGCAGCGCGCCCTTCAGGACCTACGGAAAACCGCCTACAGCCTGGACGCGCGG ACGGAGACCCTCCTGCTGCAGGCTGAGCGCCGGGCTCTGTGTGCCTGCTGGCCAGCTGGACGCTGA